The genomic interval TCGACTGCTGAAGCAGTGCCATATCTTTTTGCTTTGACTCTTCGAGGGCTTTGTTGATCTTAAAGCGCAGTGTGGCATTAAACTCTTTGAGTGCTTCGGTTTTATGACGCACCCGTTCACGATAACTCTCAAGCGCACGATTAATCTGCTTCGTTACCAAGTACGAGAGAAACCCCACGCACAGCATAGAGACAAGTGCTATCACAATCACACCAAAGATATAGCGATCCATCTTCGCTTTCATCTCCTCTTTTTTTAAAGCAATCTCTTTTTGTACATCATCCCCATACACACCCGTCCCAACCACCCAATGCCATGGTTTAAACTGTGCCACATACGAGATTTTTTTAGACGGTGTCTCTTCATAAGGTTTACGCCAAAAATACTCTACAAAAGCCCCTTGATCCTCTTGTTCCAAAGCTTTTTTGACAAACGTTTGGATGATCGTATTGCCAGCCTGATCTTTGAGCAGTGTGTCATCTTTTCCAATGCTCTCTTCTCTAAAAGGGTGCGCTAAAAGGGTGTGCGTTGTATTGTGTATCCACATATATCCACCCTCACCATACCGTAAAGACTCACTCCAAGAGATCATCTCATCTTTTAGCCTTGAAGTAGCAATATCCAGATACTCCGCCGCGCCAATACTCCATCCATAAGGCACTAATGGTTTGACATACACGCGCCTTGGTCGCCCTACTTCGCTGGTCGCATACCCTTCATGTTTTAAAGCTTCATGTACCGCACTTTGAAGTCCTATGCGATCACCCAACTCTTCTAAAGGATAAAGAATATTTCCTTTCGCATCCAAGACAAAATAGTACCCTCGATGACCGCTTACATGTAAAGAAGAGAGCATCAGCAAAAGCTCTTGACGTAGGACTTGCAATGACTTGCTCTGCGAGCCTTTCGCAAAGAGATTGATTCCCATCATGTGCACATCATCCACCCTATCTTTTAACTCCAAATCAATCGTACGATGCATCATTGAGAGATGATACTCAAAATACTGAAACACTTTTTGAATTTCATTGACCAATACCGTTTTTTGCTGGTGTAAAAGTTTTTGCTCTAACGCTTTGCTCTCGACATTCAGATTGGCACGCTCCATGGAGATAAAAAAGGAGAGTGTAAAGAGTGTTAAGAGCCCAATGGTCACAATAGGCGTTAGAAAAATAAGTTTTGCTAAATGCTTCTCTTTAAACATAGTTCACCCAATATTTATTTTAAGCTATTGTAGCAATTTTAAAGTGAACCCTACGCCTAATATACAGTCAATTCATAGTATAATGATTCAAACTATGTATGTATTGAAGGTATGAGTATTATGAAATATGACGTTATCGTAATTGGTGGTGGACATGCGGGTATTGAAGCATCCTTAGCGTCCGCAAGGCTTGGGCATAAGACCCTTCTTATCTCTATTTTAGCAGAACAAATTGGTGCCGCTAGCTGTAATCCTGCTATTGGAGGACTTGCCAAAGGTCATTTGGTCAAAGAACTCGACGCGCTTGGCGGACAAATGGCGCTGGCAACCGATGCTGCAGGCATTCAATTTCGCACGTTAAATCTTTCAAAAGGCCCAGCAGTCAGAGGCAGTCGCGCGCAGATCGATATGGACAGATACCGCATTTATATGCGTACCATCATCCTCAACACGGAGAACCTCAGTGTCGCCCAAGAAGTTGCGGACGAAATTCTCACCGAAGACGGCAAAGTCACAGGCATCATCACCGCGATGGGCAACCACTACCACGCACAAAAAATTATCATCACCACGGGAACCTTTTTAAAAGGTCTGATTCACATTGGTGAATACAAACACGAATCGGGACGTGTCGGAGAATTTCCCTCCATTAAACTTTCCGATTCCATCAAATCACTAGGGATTACGATGGGACGCCTCAAAACGGGTACGTGTGCACGCATCGATGCCAAAACGATTGATTTTTCCAAGATGGAGCTTCAACCAGGCGACGAGAATCCTCTTCCGTTTAGCTTTAGAACCGATCGTGCAAGCTTTAAACCATTTCAACTCCCTTGTTACATCGCTTATACGAACGAAGAAACACATACGATTATCGAAAGTAATTTTCACCGTGCCCCTCTGTTTACAGGGCAAATCAATGGCATAGGGCCACGTTATTGCCCGAGCATTGAAGACAAAATCAACCGTTTCCGTGACAAAGAGCGTCATCATCTTTTCATTGAGCCACAAACACGCGAAGCAACCGAGTATTACATCAACGGTTTTAGCACCTCCCTTCCGACTGATACACAGCTGAGTATGATCCACTCGGTTGAAGGAATGGAAAATGCAAAGATTGTCCGCTTTGGTTATGCCATTGAATACGACTATGTTGATCCAACTGAGCTTAGGCATACATTAGAGACAAAAAAAGTCTCAGGTCTGTACTGCGCAGGTCAGATCAATGGAACCACAGGCTACGAAGAAGCAGCGGCACAAGGGTTAATGGCAGGCATTAATGCCTCATTGAGCTTAAGAGAAGAAGAGCCGTTGATTCTAAGACGCGATGAAGCGTATATCGGTGTGTTGATTGATGATTTGGTAACAAAAGGTACCAAAGAGCCGTACCGTATGTTTACCTCTCGCGCCGAGTATCGTTTACTGCTTCGTGAAGACAATGCCGATTTGAGGCTCATGCCGTATGGTTACAAAATTGGCTTGATTGATGAGCAAACGCATGAACACATGGTCAAAAAGCAGATGCAACTCGAAGAGGGACTTGACTACCTTGAAGAGACGACGCTTACGCCTTCCAATGAAAACAATGCCTTTTTAGCGAGCATCGGGGAAGAGAAGATCACCGATAAAGTCACGCTTCAAAAGATTGTTGCGCGTTCTGAATTTACCGTGGAAAAACTTGAGAAGTTAGCCCCCGTCGTCAGCGCATTTAATGAAGATGCTAAAGAGCAAATTCTCATTGAAGCGAAGTATAAAAACTATATTGAGAAGCAAAAAGATCAAATCGATACGATGAAAGAGATGATCAACGTGAAAATTCCTCCGATGATGGATTTTAGTTCGATTTCAGGGCTGAGTAACGAAGTGGTGGAGAAGCTACAACGCTTCAGCCCTCCCACGCTTTTTGCTGCCAGTGAGATTAGCGGTATCACACCCGCTGCTTTAGATATTTTACATGTATATATTAAAATACATAATAAAAAAAATAATTGACGCAATATTGACGTAAATCTGTAATAATTGACACATGTCATAGATTCTTAATAAATGATGCGATAAAATTGTCACAAATTAAACTACACGAAAGGAAAAAGAATGGCTGTTGAAACAAGCAGAAGAGACTTTATCGGCATGGCATTCGGCGGTTTTGCAGCGGCAGGTGGCATCATAGCCCTTGGCGCTATGAAAAAAACTTGGGATCCTCTCCCAAGCGTACAATCTGCTGGATTCATCACCGTTGATCTCTCTTCTATGAAAGAGGGAGAAGTCCAAACGATCCAATGGAGGGGCAAGCCGATTTTCATTTTGAAGAAAAGTGCGGATATGCCAAAGAATGAGAAACGAGACATCGTTGCAGGCGGTAGTAGCTATGCAGTGATGATAGGACTTTGTACCCATCTTGGGTGTATTCCAACATGGACACCAACAACCAAACAATTTAAGTGTGCCTGTCATGGTGGCGAGTTTGATGCAAGTGGCGTCAATACGTTTGGACCACCTCCAAGACCTATGGACATTCCTCCTTTTAAAATAGACGGAGCGAAACTTGTTCTTGGTGAAGAGGGACCAGAGTATAAAAAACTTGTTCCTAAGAAAGCGTAAAGGAGACAAACGTGGCAGAAATTAGAAAAGCGACAGGCTTCATCGATTGGCTCGATCAACGATTAGCCGTCAACAAGTTCATCAAAGTGATGATGACTGAGTATTGGATTCCTAAAAACATCAACTTCCTTTGGGCAATGGGTGTTGTTTTAATGGTTCTTTTTATGATTCTTATTGTTTCGGGAATCTTCCTTTTAATGTACTACAAACCAGACATTAATCTAGCATTTGACAGTGTGAACTACACGATTATGCAAGAGGTGGAGTACGGCTGGTTGTGGCGTCATATCCACGGTGTTTCAGCTTCCGTCATTTTCCTTGTCATTTACATTCACATGTTCACCGGTATCTATTACGGGTCATACAAAAAAGGGCGTGAAATTATCTGGTTAACCGGTATGGCACTTTTTGGTATGTTCTCAGCAGAAGCGTTTAGTGGTTACATGCTTCCATGGGGACAGATGAGCTACTGGGCAGCGCAAGTTATTACCAACCTTTTTGGTGGTATTCCTTTCATTGGTGAAGCGTTGGTCGTTTGGATCAGAGGTGACTTTTTGGTTGCCGATGCAACCTTAACACGCTTTTTTATGTTACATGTACTCTTATTGCCATTGGTCATTTTACTCTTGATTGCCGTTCACTTCTACTCTTTACGAGTTCCGCATGTGAATAACCAAGAATCAGAAGAATTTGATTTTGAAGATGAAGCGAAAAAATACCTTGAGGGTAAAAAAGTAGAATCTAAAGTCGTACCTTTCTGGCCCGTATTCCTCTCCAAAGATTTCTTTGTTGTAGGCGTAGCTTTGACTATCTTCTTCTATCTGGTCTGTTTCCACTATGATTTTGCAATGGATCCTATTAACTTTGAGCCTGCCAACAATATGAAAACACCTGCACACATCTACCCTGAGTGGTACTTCTTGTGGAGTTATGAAGTGCTTCGTGGTTTCTTCTTTGACATTGCTGGCGTTGCTGCTATGGATATTGGTTTGGCTGCGTTTGGTTTTGCAAACGTGATCTTTATGCTTTTACCGTTCCTTGATAGAAATACCGATCATGTAGCTCCAGCGCATAAACGACCTCTCTTTTTTGTTTGGTTCTGGTTACTGTTAATTGACATGATCGTTTTAACCGTTTATGGCAAACTTCCTCCAACAGGCAACAACGCATGGGTTGGCTTTGGTGCGACCATTACGTTTCTTGTCTTATTTATTCTTCTTCCAATCATTACGAAAATGGAAGCGAACTGTAAATGTAATACTGGAGGTTGCAAATGAGAGAGTTAAAGATATTAGCCATTGTAATCTTCTTTACCGCGGTTGTCTATTGGGGTGTTGAGCCATTTGCGCATTCGCAAATGCACCCTCATGTTGCACCTGCTGATTTTGCCTTTAAAGATTTAGGCGTCAATGATAAAAAAGGCGATGCGACTAAAGGGGCTGAAACCTTCTTAAATGCAGGCTGTATTGGCTGTCATGGTGTCAGTTCACAAGGTATGGAAGCACCTATGGATCATGCCAGTGCATCGGCTTCATTTGGTGTTGTACCACCCGATCTTAGCACGGCAGGTGCGATTTATGATAAAAACTTCCTCGCAGCTCTGATTAAAGATCCAACCAAAGCGCTTAAAGTCGAGCACAAGTTTAATGAATCTCGTCCTCACCCGATGATCGCGTTCTTTGGTCTGGGTGGCGATTTGGATCAAGAGGTTGCTGACATTGTGGCATACCTTCAAAGTATTGCGCCTGTGACACCGATTGATGACAAACAAGTCTATGCTGATGCGTGCCAACGATGTCATGATATTAAATACGACAAAGTGATGAGTACGACTGATAAAACAGCGTTGATGGCGTATATGGGCACACTACCACCGGATCTTTCGATGATGATTCGCTCAAAAGGCAAAGATTACCTCACAACGTTCATCAACAATCCACAAAAACAGCTTGCAGGCACCTCAATGCCACGCGTTGGTTTGACTGAAAAAGCTCAAAACCAAGTGATTGCTTATATGGAAAAAGTGGGTGATCGTAAAAAAGCCGAAAGAGAAGATCTCGGGTATAAACTCATTGGCTATATGGTTCTCTTCACACTCCTCGCCTATGCTTGGAAAGTGAAAATCTGGAGAGAAGTTCACTAAAATTTTAAATGCCTCTTTTGGATGATTAGGTGCGATTGCACCTAATCATCCCTGCCTTCTATATGCAACCGCTACGATACACTAGAGTTTACATGTAAAACATTAAAAGGAGGAAATTATGAAACACTATACACTACTACTCACTTCTCTTGCTCTTTGCAGCTCTCTTTACGCCTCTGAGACTGAAAAAGTGAATGCGATCGCAATGCTTAGCATGGAAAATGGTCTCTCCAATATTCAAAAAGGATTTTTGTACAACAACATTGAGCTGATTCAAAGCGGTGTTGATATCGTTCAAAAAGAGAATGCGGCCTATCATAATCGAGATGTTTTGAAGGCTATTTTGCCTGAGGGTAAAAAGCAGATGGAAAATCTAGCACTCATTACCTCAAAACGTATTGATAATGCTACAGATGAGATGAAAAGCTATTTGGCACTGAAACAGATGAAAAAAGCACACAGCGCCTTTTCAGATATCGTCAATGCCTGTACCGATTGTCATACGCTTGTTCGTGGTTGGTAAGATAGCAAGAAAAAGAAAGTTTTAAAACGCTAAGAGACACATCTCTTAGCGCTCTTCGTAAGCCCCAATAGAGGTAATGCGCTCATAACGTTTCGCCATACGCTCATCATTACTCAAGGTATCAAGTTCTTCTAAAGATTTTAAGAAATATTCCCCAAGTGCTTTTGCAGCACTCTCTTTATCGCGGTGTGCACCGATGAGAGGTTCATCAATAATCGCATCAATAAGATTAAGCTGGTACAGATCTTCTGCCGTAATTTTCATCGCTTTGGTCGCATTTTCTTGTTTGCTTGGGTCATTCCACAAAATAGCGGCACATCCCTCAGGCGAAATCACAGAAAAAACAGAGTAACGCATCATCGCAACCCTGTCACTTACGCCAATCGCTAAAGCGCCACCACTTCCACCTTCACCAATCACAACAGAGATACTTTTTGTGTTGAGTTTACTTAACTCAAAAAGATTCCGAGCAATCGCTTCACTCTGACCTCTCTCTTCTGCCGCAAGGCCTGGATAAGCACCCGGAGTGTCGATCAAAAAAAGAATTGGAAGATCAAATTTTTCTGCCATTTTAGCAATGCGAAGTGCTTTACGATACCCTTCAGGATGAGGCATACCAAAATTACGTTTGATTTTATTTTTTGTTCCTCGACCTTTTTGCTCACCGATTAAAATAACTTTGCGATCGCCAATATAACCAATGTAAGAGACAATCGCCGCATCATCGGCAAAGTTACGATCGCCATGAATTTCATAGCTATCATGCAAAAGTGCACGAATATAATCTAAGGCGTAAGGGCGATCAGGATGGCGTGCGAGTTGAAGCTTTTGGTATTCACTGAGATTTTTATAGGTTTTAGAAATCTCTTTAGAGAGCGTTTTTTCTAAAATCTCAACAGCATGGCTATCGCCTTTGATTTTGGCGTTGGATATATCCTCATCAATCTGCTTAATTCCATTCTCAAAATCCAAATAAGTCGCCACTACAATTCCTTACACACGTTTAAAGATCACAGAGCCATTCGTTCCGCCAAAGCCAAACGAGTTACTCATGGTATATTCTGCTCTGCATTTACGTGCTACATTTGGGATGTAATCCAAATCGCAATCGGGATCTGGATTTTCATAATTAATCGTTGGAGGTAAAATCTCATCACGCATTGCCATCAAACAGACAACCGCTTCAATAGCGCCCGCGGCACCTAAACAGTGACCGATTTGACCTTTGATAGAGCTAATTTGTGGGATATTTGCGCCAAAAACCTCTTTAATCGCTGCTGTTTCATTTTTATCGTTTGCAGGAGTGCTTGTTCCATGGGCGTTGATATAATCAATTTTAGGACGTCCTGCCATCTCATACGCCGCTTTCATTGCACGAAGTGGACCGTCTAAGCTTGGAGAGGTAATGTGACTCGCATCACCACTCTCACCAAAGCCAACCACTTCACCGTAAATATGCGCACCTCTGGCAACGGCATCTTCATAAAATTCAAGGACAAGTGAGCCTGCGCCTTCGCCCATGATAAATCCATCGCGTTCTGCATCAAACGGGCGAGAAGCCTTTTTAGGATCATCATTGCGTGTAGAGAGCGCTTTCATCGCAGCAAAGCCGCCAATGCCTGAAGCACAAATCGCCGCTTCCGCACCAACAACCAGCATCTTTTTAGCGCCACCCGTCATCATCGTTTTGGTCGCATCACTGATCGCGTGTGTGCCTGCTGCACATGCTGTCACAGAAGAAAGGTTTGGACCTTTAAGACCGTATTCAATGGAAACCATGCCGCCAAGCATATTGATAAGAGCTGAAGGGATGAAAAAAGGAGAAATTTTACGAGGGCCTACACCATTAACGATCACTGAGTTTTTCTCAATGACCACTAAACCACCAATACCAGAAGCGGAGCTAACACCAAAGGATTCAGCTTCATAGGCAGCATCGAACTTCGCGTCCGCCATTGCTTCTTTAGCCGCTGCGAGTCCTAATTGGATAAAACGATCCGCTTTTTTAACCTCTTTGGGGTTCATAATGGTATTCGGATCAAAGTCAGTGATTTCGCCGGCAATGGTAACAGAATGCTCGGTTGTGTCAAACGAACTAATGCTTTTAATGCCACATTGACCTTCAACGATAGCTTTAAAAGAACTCTCTTTATCCAAACCTAATGAATTAATCATTCCTATACCAGTAACAACGACTCTTTTCAAATTTTTATCCTCTTTAGTGATCTTTGTGGGGAAGGGAGAACCCGCCAAAGCGGGTTGTGTGTGTTATAAAATTATTTATGTGCTTCAATGTAAGACATAGCATCTTTGACCGTAACGATTTTTTCAGCGTCAGTGTCTGGAATTTCAATGTCGAATTTCTCTTCGAGTGCCATAACGAGCTCTACAACATCCAAAGAATCTGCGCCCAAATCTTCTACGAATTTAGAATCTTCTTTTACCTCGTCAGGATTTACATTTAATTGTTCAACAACCACCGCTTTTACATCATCAAATAGTGCCATTTACTAGCTCCTTTAAAAAATTTCCACTATTTTATCAAAAAAACCTTTAATTTGAATTTTTACATGTAAAGTTACCTTTACATGTACATGCCACCATTGACTTTTAAAACTTCACCGGTGATGTAGCTGGCACTATCGCTAAGCAAAAAAGCAACCGATTCTGCAATGTCTTTAGGGCTTCCAAAACGTTTGAGTGGAATCTTTGAGGTGTACGATTCTTTAATTTCATCGCTTAATTTATCCGTCATCTCAGTGGCAATAAACCCCGGAGTGACCGCGTTAAAGCGCACATCTCTCGCACTGCCTTCTTGTGCAAAGCTTTTGGTCATCGCAATCAAGCCACCTTTACTTGCACTGTAATTGACCTGTCCCGCGTTGCCTGTCTCACCGACAATTGAAGCGATGTTTACCACACAACCAAACCGTTTTTTACTCATCGCTTTGAGCGCCTCACGGCATCCAATAAACGCCGATGTCAGATTAATATCGATGACAGACGTAAAATCCTCTTTTTTCATACGAATAGCTAATTTGTCATTGGTAATGCCTGCATTATTCACCAAATAAGAAAGTTCACCGTCACTATCAACGATGGTTTTAATGCCTTCTACAAATGCCTCTTCATCCGCCACATCAAAACCAATAACCGCAGCCACGCCACCGTTTGCTTCGATCTCTGCTTTAATAGCATCGGCTTGTTCTGGGCGTGAACGGTAATTTATCCATACTTTAAGACCATACCCTGCAAGTGTTAATGCGATCTCTTTGCCAATTCCGCTGGCTGCACCTGTCACTAAAACATTTTTTCCACTAAATTTCATTATTGTTCCTTTGTATCTTTGATTAAATTTAAAACTCGACTAACGGTTTATCCATTTCACTTGGAATGGGAAGTCCCATCAGCTTTAAAACAGTTGGTGCAATATTGTTCAGCTCACCTTTTTGCACCTTTTGAACTCGTTTATCCATGACAAAACCATATACCTCAAATGTCGTATGGTTGGTCAGTCTAGCACCCACATCATCAAACATCTGTTCGCAATTGCCATGATCGCTGGTCAATACAATAGAATAATTGACCTCTTTCGCCTTCGCAAACAATCTTCCAAGCTCATGATCAACCGCTTCCACGGCGCGCGTCGAAGCTTCCAAATTTCCCGTATGTCCCACCATATCGCCATTAGCAAAATTCACCACGATAAAATCGTACTGCTCATCCATCGCTTTTAACACCGCGTCACCGACCAAAGCAGCGCTCATTTGCGGTTCAAGATCGTACGTTTTGACTTTGGGGCTGGGAACCAGAAGTCTGGTCTCACCCACTTTTGGCTCTTCCATGCCACCGTTAAAGAAAAACGTGACATGGGCATATTTTTCCGTTTCTGCGGTATGAAACTGTGTCAAGCCAGAGCGCGAAATGACATCGCACAAGGTATTTTGCGGTGTATCGGCTTGAAACATAATGGGGAAAGGGAAACTGCTGTCGTACTCTGTCATGGTGATGGCCGCCACACCGTTCAGGGTACGCGAAAACTCCCCAAATTCGCTAAATCCAATCGCGCGTGAAAGCTCACGCATACGATCATTGCGAAAGTTTGCAAAGATCACGCCATCGTCACGGTACATGCCATGATAAGATTCAAACGCCGCAGGTTCGACAAACTCATCGGTGATGCCTTGGTCATACATCCCTTGTAAATATGTTTTTACATGTAAAGCCGTTTTAGGCTTTGCGTCCACCATCGCGCGATACCCCTGCTCCACTCTCTCCCAACGATTGTCACGGTCCATACTGAAAAATCGTCCCGAAATCGAAGCGATGCTGATGTTCTCGTTGCAAATGGTTAAGAGTTGCTCTAAAAACGTGATGCCAGAAGTGGGTGAAACATCGCGGCCATCGGTGATCACATGCAAATACACACGTTTGCCTTGCGCTTCCACAATCTTTGCAAGGTCGATGATATGATCGATATGTGAATGCACGCCACCATCGCTTACAAGCCCAATAATGTGAATCGCACCCTTTACATGTAAAAGCTGTGTAAGTGCTTCATTGGAAGCAAGAGAACCATTTTTGGCAGCTAAAGAGATTTTCACTAAATTTTGGTACAAAATGCGCCCACTGCCGATACACATGTGACCCACTTCACTGTTACCCATCTGCCCATCTGGAAGCCCGACACTCAGCCCCGAAGTTGAAATAAAGTTGTAAGGAACCTCACGAAAAAGTCTGTCATACGTCGGTTTATGCGCGGCGGCAAAAGCATTGGCAGTTTGGCTTTCGTTGTGCCCAATGCCATCGGTAATAATCAATACAGTTTTCTGAACGTCTGGTTTCAAAATGATACCTTTTGTTATAAGCTTATAAGCAATATCTTACTAAAATGTTGCTTTTATAAAAATATATCCCTAGAAGCTGGAAGTAACATTCATGCTATATGCTCTTTACAAACTCACCTCCATTAACCTTTTTCAATACATCACCGTACGTGCGGGCGTCGCCTTCTTTTTAGCCTTTATCTTAACCATTTATCTGATGCCAAAATTTATCAAATGGGCCAAATCGCGCAACGCCAATCAACCGATCTATTCACTCGCCCCTCAAACCCATCAGCAAAAGGGTAAAACCCCAAGCATGGGCGGCATCGTTTTTTTATGCGCCGCAACGCTTTCCATCTTAATGTGCGCACGCATGAACAATCTTTTTGTTCTTTTAGGACTAGCGTGTATTCTACTTTTTGGGCTTATTGGAATGAAAGATGATCTCGCTAAAATTTTGGGCAAAAGTAACACAGCAGGTCTCACACCACGTGGAAAACTTGGCTTGCAGATCCTAGCCTCTTCCATTATTGCTTTGCTGTTATACATTATTGTTGATCTTGATACGACTTTTTTTGTTCCCTTTTACAAGTTCCCACTGTTTGATATGCACCTTTTAGCACTTGCCTTTTGGGTCTTGGTAATGGTTTCAGCCAGTAATGCCGTCAACCTCACTGATGGTCTTGATGGTCTGGCAACTGTTCCTGCCATTCTTTCGATTCTTTCACTTGCAGTGTTTGTTTATGTCGGTGGCAACGCCTTTTTAAGCAGCTACTTACTCCTTCCAAAAGTCGGGGGCAGTGGTGAAGTGGTTATTGTAGCAACGGCTGTTATGGGCTCACTTGTAGGCTTTTTATGGTTTAACTGTTATCC from Sulfurospirillum multivorans DSM 12446 carries:
- the gpmI gene encoding 2,3-bisphosphoglycerate-independent phosphoglycerate mutase → MKPDVQKTVLIITDGIGHNESQTANAFAAAHKPTYDRLFREVPYNFISTSGLSVGLPDGQMGNSEVGHMCIGSGRILYQNLVKISLAAKNGSLASNEALTQLLHVKGAIHIIGLVSDGGVHSHIDHIIDLAKIVEAQGKRVYLHVITDGRDVSPTSGITFLEQLLTICNENISIASISGRFFSMDRDNRWERVEQGYRAMVDAKPKTALHVKTYLQGMYDQGITDEFVEPAAFESYHGMYRDDGVIFANFRNDRMRELSRAIGFSEFGEFSRTLNGVAAITMTEYDSSFPFPIMFQADTPQNTLCDVISRSGLTQFHTAETEKYAHVTFFFNGGMEEPKVGETRLLVPSPKVKTYDLEPQMSAALVGDAVLKAMDEQYDFIVVNFANGDMVGHTGNLEASTRAVEAVDHELGRLFAKAKEVNYSIVLTSDHGNCEQMFDDVGARLTNHTTFEVYGFVMDKRVQKVQKGELNNIAPTVLKLMGLPIPSEMDKPLVEF
- the mraY gene encoding phospho-N-acetylmuramoyl-pentapeptide-transferase, with translation MLYALYKLTSINLFQYITVRAGVAFFLAFILTIYLMPKFIKWAKSRNANQPIYSLAPQTHQQKGKTPSMGGIVFLCAATLSILMCARMNNLFVLLGLACILLFGLIGMKDDLAKILGKSNTAGLTPRGKLGLQILASSIIALLLYIIVDLDTTFFVPFYKFPLFDMHLLALAFWVLVMVSASNAVNLTDGLDGLATVPAILSILSLAVFVYVGGNAFLSSYLLLPKVGGSGEVVIVATAVMGSLVGFLWFNCYPAQIFMGDSGSLSIGAFIGYMAIISKNEILLIFIGFVFVLETASVILQVGSFKTRKKRIFLMAPIHHHFEVKGWPENKIIVRFWIIALMSNLLALTALKIR